The DNA region CGAGCCCGCGCCGAAGCCCATGGCGGTGATGCCGGCGGCGAGGCCGCGGCGGTCGGGGAACCACTTCAGCGAGTTGCCGACGCAGGTTCCGTAGACCGCGCCCGCGCCGGTGCCGCCGATCGCGGCCGCGATGTAGAGCACCGTGAGCGAATCCGCGTAGGAATTGATCACCCAGGCGACGGCGCAGAGCAGGCCGCCGAACAGCGTCACGATCCGCGGGCCGTACTTATCGACGAACCAGCCCTCGATCGGGACCAGCCACGTCTCGGTAACCACGAACAGCGTGAAAGCCACCTGGATCGCCGCGCGATCCCAGCCGTGCCGCTCCTGCATCGGGCTCACGAAGAAGGTCCAGCCGTACTGCATGTTGGCAATCATGCACATGCAGACGACGCCGAAGGCGAGTTGCAGCCAGCGGCCGCGCCCCACCGGTTTGACGATCTCGGACATACCGTTCCCTCCTGGGCAGTATTATTGTTGGGCTACGTGCTCGGACCGGTTCTATGCCCTGCCGCAGCGCGGCTTGGCAGAACAAGTTGGCCGGGATGCTTCGAAAAATTCTTGGCCCGCGGGCAAATAATGTCTGAAGTACAAAGGCACGCCCGTCGGAACCACAACTCATCTTCTGTGGTCGACGGTATGCCAGCAGAATGGTGCTGCTATCGCCCGAATCTGTCAATCGGACCTGCAGAAAAATACAGGTTTTCGGGATTGGATTAAACCCTATGGCGAAAACGTGGGTGCCGGGGCACCGGATTGCGGTTGTACCCGCACAACTTTTGAGGCGCCGAATGCCGGCAAAGGTCACAGGTCTGTGGGACCGCTCCGCAATCGACTAGGATCTTGCCAAGGTTTGGGTTAGGTCGTCTGAGAGCGCACGACAGAGAATGCGTGCGAGACATCATGCGTGCGAGCTGACTGGACGAGGGATGTCGAATTCCGAACCGCTGAGCGTGAAGCCCATCGTCGCCAGCTCCAGTCTCCGGACATTGGCCTACGAGGCGCTCAAGACGGCCATCACCAACATGGACATCTACGGGCGTCCGGACGAGGTGCGGCTCGACGAGCGCAAGCTGTCGCAGGATCTCGGTGTCAGCCGCACGCCGGTGCGCGAGGCACTGACGGTTCTGGAGCAGGAAGGCTTCGTCCGCTCCGAAGCGCGGCGCGGCGTCTTCGTGATCAAGAAGAACAAGCGCGAGATCGTCAGCATGATCCACGCGTGGACGGCGCTGGAGAGCATGGCGGCCCGTCTCGCCTGCGCGCGCGCCACCGACGCGCAACTGCGCTCCCTGCGCGAATCGTTTCCGGAGTTCTTCGAGGGGCAGCCGTCCGAGCACATTGACGAGTACTCGGATGCGAACATCCGCTTCCATCAGCGCATCATCGCGCTGGGTCACTGCGAGGCGATCGCCGATCTGACCAGCAACCTGCTGATGCATGTCCGCGGCATCCGCAGCACCGCGCTCCGGCAGGGCGACCGGGCGGAACGCTCGATCCGGGAGCACGTCGCCATCATCTCGGCGCTCGAAGCCCGCGATGCCGATCTGGCCGAGCGGCTCGTCCGAGAGCACGGTCTCGGGCTGGCTCAACACGTCGACACCTACGGCGACTACCTGGACTGATCGGCCCTCAAACCCGGTCTGACGGTTGTCTCGCGGGCGTTGCGTGCCGTGGCATCCGTGATCCGGCCTGCGCCCGCTAGACGGGTGCCATCGATCGGGCTGAGTCTCGCCAGCTTTGATGCCGAACTGAGCCGCGATCGATCGCGTGTCTCAAATTCGATCGCTCGCTATGATTGCTGCGGCGCAAAATTTCGATGTCCGAGTGTCCGCACGTCCCCTGTCAGCTATCTACTTTGATGCATGACACTGCGGCATTCTTGCTCAATGCGCGCTTGGGCACGCATTCCATGCATGCACGGCATAATCGGCATTCGTAATCTGGCATACCAAGTTGCGTGGCGGCATGACACGTATCGCATCGCAACATGAGGCGGTTCAGACCGCGCCGGAGAGTCCGATGATCGCCAGCTTCCTCGCCATCTTTGTCGCCTTCGCCGCCTGCCAGGCGCTGCTGACCGTGAAGTTCGCGGATTTCCTCTCCGCTGCCGAGGGGGGCCGTGAGACCGCGGAGCCGACCGCCGACGTCGGGTCCGCGAAGCTCGCCTGAGGACAGAGCGAGTCCGCGGCGCCAGCGACTGCGTAGGGGTAACGCTTTCCTCAAATTTTACGCGTAGGGTGAACTGATCGTTGACCGTGCGGGCGAGGAGCTACCGCGTTGGCCCTCGGCGCCGCATCGCGTTTCTCGGACGGGCCCTTCGTCCTGCTCGTCTCGGATCGTCCGTCCGAGCGATTGGCCCTCGAGCGCGCGATCGCGCTGGTCATGGACTGCCGGGCGATCCCGCCCGGTGTCCCGCTGCCGTCAGGGCGGCCACATCTCGTCATCCTGGACCTGCCGCCAGCCCATAGCGCCAAGCTGCAAGCCACACTCGCCCATCACGGACCGCCGGTCCCGCGCCTCGTCCTCGTGCGCGGCGAACCCATGCCGGCCGCTCGCTACCTCCGTCAGCTGCCGGCCGCGTCGCCGCGGCAGCTCGTATTGGCGAACGTCTTCGCTATGGTCGAGGAGGCGACGCGCTCCGCTCAGTTGCGGCAGCGACGGCTCCTGGAGCGCGTCTCGGGCGCCACCGCCGCCGTCGCCGAGATCTTCGACAGCGCTGCCCTCGGGGCCCGGCTGCAGCGTGCCGACGCGGATCGCGGAACCGAGCTGGTTCTCGCGGCCGTCTCCGAGGTCGGGATTGCCGAGTGGCTCGCCGAGGTGTGGCGCCACGAGATCGGTGTTTACCAGCACACTCTCGGTGTCGCTGGCCATGCCGCGACCTTCGGCTCGCAGATCGGGCTCAGTCAGACCGACCTGGCGTTGCTGGTGCGCTCGGCGCTGCTGCACGACATCGGCAAGGCGCGTATTCCCGTAGAGATCCTCAACAAGCCGGGGCCGCTCAATCCCGAGGAATTGCGGCTGATGCAGCGCCATCCCGATATCGGCGCCGATCTGCTTCGCGTGCACGGCGATTTCGAGGAGGCGGTGATCGACGTGGTCCGTCATCACCACGAGCGTCTTGACGGAAAGGGCTATCCCGATCGGCTGTCCGGTCCGGCAATCTCGGACCTCGTGCGGATCGTGACGATCTGCGACGTGTTCTCCGCCCTCACCGAGCGGCGAACCTATCGGCAGCCTGCCACTCCCGCGGAAGCGCTGTCGATCATGGCCGACAGCGCCGGGCACCTGGATCCGGATCTCCTGCGCGCCTTCGCGCCCTCCATGCTCAAGGGCAGCGCCCTGGCGGCCTGATCCGGTCCCGGCGTGGCGCCGGCGCCACGCTGCTCGGCGGGATCGTCCGGACGCACCGGGCGCCGCGCTTTCGCCGCAACCGCGCCGGAGGGAGGCGGTCCCGTGACACTCACCGCCGACCGGACCGTGCCCAAGCTCAGTCTCGCCCTCGCCGCCGCCCTCCTGCTGGCCCTGTCCGGGTGCGGCGGCCTCTCGGTCCTGCCCGAGACTTCCGTCGAGAACGCGACGCACACCGCCGTGCTCGACGAGGTCGCCGCCGCCGCGGCGATCTCCGCATACCGGGTCCAGCACGGTCTGAGCCCGGTCGTGGTCGATTCGGTTCTCGTGAAGGCGGCGGCCTTCCAGGCCGGCAACAACGCCCGCCGCGGCCAGCTCAGCCACGATGTCGGCGGCAGCTTCACCTCGCGCATGGCGTCGGCCGGGCTCGCGAGATCCTGGGCGGCCGAGAATCTGAGCGCCGGGTCCGAGACCCTGGAGCAGGTGCTCGCCCGCTGGAAGGCCAGTCCCGAGCACAACAAGAACATGCTGTTGCCGCAGATCCGCAGGATCGGGATCGCCCGGGTCGATGCCCCCACCACGCGATACAAGCGCTTCTGGGCGCTCGTGATGGCCGGCGGCTGACGCGCCGCGGCGTCTCACGGATCGGACGGCGCCAGATCGACGATCCGGAGCTGGGCGCGCTCGGCGCCGCGCCAGCGGTCGCAGGATAGCGTCCCGGCCACGTGCATCTCCCGGCCGATCCCGTTCAGCAAGGCCAGGCCGAGCGGTCGTTCGGACGCGCGGAAGCAGATCGCGCCGACCACCTGCCCGTCGCGGCTGCGCAGTCGGGCCCTGACATGGTTCGAGCCGACCACGCCGGCGTCGACGAGGCGATGCCGGCCCAGCGCGAAGAGCGGCTCGGGCGCCCCCTGGCCGAACGGTCCGGCCTGCTGCAGCAGCCGGACCGTCTCCGCGGTGGCGCCGCCGGCGCTGAGGCCGCCGTCGATCAGCAAGGCGTCGGCCGCCCGGGCCACCGCGACGCTCGCCCCGAGCAGCATGGCGAGATGCGCCTCGAAGCGCGGGATGTCGTCGGCCCGCACGGTCACGCCGGCCGCCATGGCATGGCCGCCGCCCTTGCTGGCGAGCCGCGCCTCGACGCAGGCGCGGACCGCGAGCCCGAGATCCGCGCCCGGGATCGAGCGACCCGAACCCGTGGCGGTCCCGTCCGGGCGGATCGCGAACGCGAAGGCCGGGCGGTTGAAGCGCTCCTTCAACCGCGAGGCGATGAGGCCGACGATGCCGGGATGCCACTCGGCGCTGGCGGTCACCAGCACGGTGCGGGCCGGATCGAGCGTCAGGACCCGGTCCATCTCGGCCTCGGCCTCCAGGACGGCCTGCGCCTCGATCGCCTGACGCTCGCGGTTGAGGCGGTCGAGGTCTGCGGCGATCCGGGCCGCCTCGCCCGGGTCCGCCGTGGTCAGCAGGCGGGCGCCCAGCGCCGCGTCGCCGATGCGCCCGCCGGCATTGATGCGCGGCCCGAGCACGAAGCCGAGATGCCACGCTTCCGGCGGCTCGCCGAGCGAGGCCGCGTCCAGCAGCGCCGCGAGCCCGGTGCGGCCGCGATGGCGCATCACCGTGAGCCCCTGGATCACGAACGCTCGGTTGAGGCCCGTGAGGGGCACGACGTCGGCGACGGTCGCCAGCGCCACGAGGTCGAGGGCGTCGGTGAGCTGCGGCTCGGGTCGGTGGGCGCCGAAGAAGCCGTCCTGCCGCAGGGCGCGATTCAGCGCGACCAGGGTCAGGAAGACGATACCGGCGGCGCAGAGATGGCCGAGGCCCGAGAGGTCGTCGAGGCGGTTCGGGTTGACCACGGCGCGGGCCGGCGGGAGCACCTCGGAGGCGGCATGGTGGTCGAGGACGATGACGTCGAGGCCGGATTTCTCGGCCTCCTCCAGGGGCGCGTGACCGCTCGTCCCGCAATCGACGCAGACGAGGAGCGTCGCGCCCTCCGCCGCCAGCGCGGTGATCGCCGCGACGTTGGGGCCGTAGCCCTCGGTGATCCGGTCGGGGATGTGGATGGGCGCGCGCAGTCCCAGCTTGCGGAGGTAGCCGGCGAGCAGCGCCGCGCTCGCGGCGCCGTCGACATCGTAATCGCCGAACACCGCCACCGTCTCCCCGCGCTTCACGGCCCGGACGAGGCGTCGAACGGCCGCCTCCATGTCGAGCAGCGTGTCCGGATCCGGCATCAGGTCCCGCAGCCGCGGCGCGAGGTGGCGGGGTGCCGCCTCGGGGACGATACCGCGTCCCGCCAGCACCCGGGCCAGCAGCTCCGGGAGACCGTGAGCCTGGACCATCTTGGCGATGTGATTCTGGACGGACGCGCCGCCGCAGCGCTCCTGCCAGCGCCGACCGGTCACGGAGGCGGCGACGCCGAGGAAGGGCGGCGGTTCGGCGAGGAGCGGAGCGGACGACACGGGTGCCACCCTACACCGGGCGGTGCGGGGAATCTCGCGCCCCGCCGCAACAGCCACGGCGAACGCGACCCGCCACAACAAAAAGGGGCGGGCATCGCTGCCCGCCCCTCGGATCTGCCGGAGACCCGGGTCTCAGAACGACTTCAGGATCTGGTCGACGACCTTTTTGGCGTCGCCGAACAGCATCATGGTGTTGTCGCGGAAGAACACCTCGTTCTCGACGCCCGCGTAGCCGGAGCCCATGCCGCGCTTGATGAACAGCACGGTCTTGGCCTTCTCGACGTCGAGGATCGGCATGCCGTAGATCGGCGACGCCTTGTCGGTCTTGGCGGCCGGGTTGGTGACGTCGTTGGCGCCGATCACGAAGGCGACGTCCGCCTGCGGGAACTCGCCGTTGATGTCCTCCAGCTCGAAGACCTCGTCGTACGGCACGTTGGCCTCGGCCAGCAGCACGTTCATGTGGCCCGGCATGCGGCCCGCCACCGGATGGATGGCGTACTTCACGTCGACGCCCTCCTTCTTCAGCATGTCGGCCATCTCGCGCAGCGAATGCTGCGCCTGGGCGACCGCCATGCCGTAGCCCGGGACGATGATGACCCGCTCGGCGTTCTTCATGATGTAGGCCGCGTCGTCGGCCGAGCCCTGCTTCACGGGCCGGGTCTCCACTTGGCCGGTGCCCGCCGCGGCGGTGTCGCCGCCGAAGCCGCCGAGGATGACCGAGATGAACGATCGGTTCATCGCGTGGCACATGATGTACGACAGGATCGCGCCCGAGGAGCCCACCAGCGAGCCGGTGATGATCAGCGCGAGGTTCCCCAGGGTGAAGCCGATGCCGGCCGCCGCCCAGCCCGAGTAGGAGTTGAGCATCGACACGACCACCGGCATGTCGGCGCCGCCGATCGGGATGATGATCAGGCCGCCGAGCACCAGAGAGGCGATGACGATCAGCCAGAAGATCGCCTTCGACTCGGTGCCGATGAACAGGGCGAGCAGCAGCACGAGGCCGGCGGCCAGCAGCGCGTTGATGAGATGGCGCTGCGGCAGCATGATCGGCTTGCCGGACATGCGACCGTCGAGCTTGGCGAAGGCGATCACCGAGCCGGTGAACGTGATCGCGCCGATGGCGACGCCGAGACCCATCTCGAACAGCGACTGCTTGTGGAAGTGGCCGTTCTCGATGATGCCGAAGGCCTGCGGGGCATAGAGCGCACCGGCCGCCACGAACACCGCCGCCAGACCGACCAGCGAGTGGAAGGCCGCGACGAGCTGCGGCATCGCAGTCATCGGCACGCGCTTGGCGATCACCGCGCCGGCGCCGCCGCCGATGCCGAGGCCCAGCAGCACGAGGATCCAGGCGCCGGCACCCGCGGGCGGGTGGCCGACGAGCGTCGTCAGGATGGCGAGCCCCATGCCGACCATGCCGTACAGGTTGCCCTGCCGGGACGTGGTGGGGTGCGAGAGCCCCCGCAGCGCCATGATGAACAGGACGCCGGCGACGATATAGAGAAGGGAGGAGACGTTCTCAGACACCGGCTCAGCCCTTCTTCTTGTACATGCCGAGCATGCGCTGCGTGACGAGGAAGCCGCCGAAAATGTTCACGCTGGCGAGCACGATGCCGATGAAGCCGAAGAACCGGGCGAGGCCCGTGCCCTTCTCGATCAGCGGAACGCCGACCGCCAGGATCGCGCCCACGATGATCACCGACGAGATCGCGTTCGTGACCGACATGAGCGGGGTGTGCAGGGCCGGCGTCACCGACCAGACCACGTAGTATCCGACGAAGATCGCCAGCACGAAGATCGCGAGCCGGAACACCGTGGGATCGACCGCGCCGCCGGTGGCGGCGCTCAGCCCGTGGCCCATGCCGTCGGCGATGACCTGCGCCTGGTCGGCGGCGTTGCGCGCCACCGCGGCCGCCGCGCGCGCGGCGTCGGCCAGCACGCGGGCCTGATCGGCCGCCTGATCGGGAGGGACGATGACGTTTGCCATTCTGCTACTCCTCTCGGCCGGGCTTCACTGCGCGCCCGCCGGGGTGGCCGTACCGGACGCCTTGTTGGCCTCCGACTTGGCCAGCCCTACGGAGGCCGCTTCCGAGGCTGCGCCATCGGTCTTGGGCTGGAAGGACGCGTGGACGACCGAGCCGTCGCGGGTGAGGTTCGTGGCCTTCACCAGCTCGTCGTCCCAGTTGATGGCCAGCGCCTTCGACTCCTTGTCGATCAGGGTCTCGACGAAGGCGTAGAGGTTGCGGGCGTAGAGGCTCGACGACGTGGCGGCGAGCCGCCCCGGCACGTTGACGTGGCCGACGATCTTCACGCCGCGGTCGTTCGTCACGACCTCGCCGGCCTTGGCGCCGGCGACGTTGCCGCCGCGCTCCACCGCGAGGTCGACCAGCACCGAGCCCGGCTTCATCGACGCCACCATCTCCTCGGAGACGAGCTTCGGCGCCGGCCGGCCGGGGATCAGCGCGGTGGTGATGACGATGTCCTGCTTGGCGATGTGGCCCTTGACCAGCTCCGCCTGCTTCTTCTGGTACTCGGCCGACATCTCCTTGGCGTAACCGCCCGCGGTCTCGGCCTGCTTGAACTCGTCGTCCTCGACGGCGACGAACTTGGCGCCCAGCGATTCGACCTGCTCCTTGGTGGCGGGCCGGACGTCGGTGGCGGTGACGACCGCGCCGAGACGTCGGGCGGTCGCGATGGCCTGGAGGCCGGCCACGCCGACGCCCATGACGAAGACGCGGGCGGCCGGCACCGTGCCGGCGGCGGTCATCATCATCGGCATCGCCCGCCCGTACTCGGCGGCGCCGTCGACGACCGCGCGATAGCCGGCGAGATTCGCCTGCGAGGACAGGACGTCCATCACCTGCGCGCGGGTGATGCGGGGCATCAGCTCCATGGCGAAGCCGTCGACGCCGGCCTCGGCCATCGCCTTCAGGGCGTCCTCATTGCCGTAGGGGTCCATGATCGCGATCACGGTGGCACCGCGCTTCAACTGCGGCAGCTCCTCGGCGCTCGGGCGCCGGACCTTCAGGACGAGATCGGCATCCCGGGCGGCGTCGGCCGCGCTCCCGGCGATGCTGGCGCCGGCGGCCTCGTACTCGGCGTCCAGGATGCCGGCCTTCTGGCCCGCACCGGACTGAACCACGACGTCGGCACCGAGAGTCTTGAACTTCTTGACGGTCTCAGGAACCGCGGCGACGCGCGGCTCCGCGGAGTCCGTCTCGGACAGCACAGCAATGCGCATGCGAGGGTTCCCCTGGAAAAGCTCGGCCTTTCGAATGCGCGAACCGGCGCAGCTTTTCGAGAGGCGGATCTACGATACCGCGTTCGATGCGGCCGGAATGTAACTTGTGCCCAATTTAATTGCCAACAATACGTCAGCGACCCGCTCGGCGCTCGCGAGCGGGCTGGTCATCCGCGGCGGCGCTTGCCGCCACCGCGCTCGGCCGTTTCAGGCGAAGAACAGGTACAGGACCAGGAGAATCCCGACGACCAGCGGGGCCTTCCACCCCACGGCCGGCGCGAGGGCGCCCACCGCGCCCGCGGCTCCCGAGGCGATCACGCCGACGATGGCCAGCAGCCACGCTTCGCGAATGCCGCCGATGGCGAGGGCCAGCACCCAGCAGATCACGACGCCGGTGGCGATTTCGACGAACCGGACGAATCCGCGATAGGTCTGCTCGTGAGTCTTCGCGTCCATCGCCGGGCTGTAGGTGTGCCCGGCCACCGTGTCACTCTCGGCCATCGTGCGCTCGTTTCCCTAAGACGCGACTTCTTGCGGTCGCGGTCGGATGTAGCTCAAGCGTTTACCTGCCGCAATCGGACGCACGCAAGTTGATCGCTCTCTCGGTGGATCTTCGCGCCGGCTCAGGCCGGTTTCGGCAGGTCCGCCTCGGCGAGCGCCCGGCCCTGACGCGTAGTGAGTTCATCCAGCGAGAAATGCTCGATCTCGGCCTCGAACAACCGATGGTAGTTGAGCTCCGATCTGAGGTGGAGGAACACGGCGCCGAGGCCCACGGCCGCGCGATCCATGAAGACGAATTCCTGCGGCACCGTCACGGGTCCGCGCTCCTTCAGCGCCTGATGGACCTGGAAGGCCTGCCGCCGGCCGTACTCCCCCGGCTTGACCCCGTCCGCGACGGTGCGGGTGCGGTCCTCAAGCAGCGGCCCGTAGATGAAGCGGGCCCAGATGTTCAGGATCTCGATCTTCTCCTTGTCGAGGTCCTTGAAGCCCCACACCTCGTAGGCGTGGACGATGCGGGCATCGTCGTTCTCCAGCAGGCCGCGATAGAGGTCCACGACGCCGCCGACGAATCGCGGATGGAAGATCCGGACGCAGCCGTAATCCAGCAGGTTGATTCCCGCGGCCTCGCCGGCATCCGAGAACACCGTGTAGTTGCCGAGATGCGGGTCGCCGTGGATCACGGCCGCGCGGCTGAAGGGGTGCCACCACGCCTTGAACATCGCCTGAGCGATCCGGTTACGCACCTCGACGGGCTCGTCGGCGAAGCCCAGGATCTTGTCCCCGTCGAGCCAGCCGAGCGTGAGCAGGCGCTTCGTCGACAGCTCGGGAAGAACTCGCGGCACGCGCACCGCCGCGATGTCCTTCAGCACGGCCCCGTAGAGCGCCGCGTGCTTGGCCTCGCGCTCGTAGTCGAGTTCCTCGCGCACCCTGGCACCGATCTCCTTCGCGATCTCGCGCGTATCGAGCCACGAGTTCATCCGGCGGTGCAGCGCGAACGCGACCTCCAGCTGCTTGAGGTCGGCCTCCACGGCCGACTGCATGTCCGGATATTGCAGCTTGCAGGCGAGCCGTTCGCCGTCCTTGGTGGTCGCGCGGTGCACCTGGCCCA from Methylobacterium sp. NMS14P includes:
- a CDS encoding GntR family transcriptional regulator gives rise to the protein MSNSEPLSVKPIVASSSLRTLAYEALKTAITNMDIYGRPDEVRLDERKLSQDLGVSRTPVREALTVLEQEGFVRSEARRGVFVIKKNKREIVSMIHAWTALESMAARLACARATDAQLRSLRESFPEFFEGQPSEHIDEYSDANIRFHQRIIALGHCEAIADLTSNLLMHVRGIRSTALRQGDRAERSIREHVAIISALEARDADLAERLVREHGLGLAQHVDTYGDYLD
- a CDS encoding HD-GYP domain-containing protein, with translation MALGAASRFSDGPFVLLVSDRPSERLALERAIALVMDCRAIPPGVPLPSGRPHLVILDLPPAHSAKLQATLAHHGPPVPRLVLVRGEPMPAARYLRQLPAASPRQLVLANVFAMVEEATRSAQLRQRRLLERVSGATAAVAEIFDSAALGARLQRADADRGTELVLAAVSEVGIAEWLAEVWRHEIGVYQHTLGVAGHAATFGSQIGLSQTDLALLVRSALLHDIGKARIPVEILNKPGPLNPEELRLMQRHPDIGADLLRVHGDFEEAVIDVVRHHHERLDGKGYPDRLSGPAISDLVRIVTICDVFSALTERRTYRQPATPAEALSIMADSAGHLDPDLLRAFAPSMLKGSALAA
- a CDS encoding CAP domain-containing protein; the protein is MPKLSLALAAALLLALSGCGGLSVLPETSVENATHTAVLDEVAAAAAISAYRVQHGLSPVVVDSVLVKAAAFQAGNNARRGQLSHDVGGSFTSRMASAGLARSWAAENLSAGSETLEQVLARWKASPEHNKNMLLPQIRRIGIARVDAPTTRYKRFWALVMAGG
- the recJ gene encoding single-stranded-DNA-specific exonuclease RecJ yields the protein MSSAPLLAEPPPFLGVAASVTGRRWQERCGGASVQNHIAKMVQAHGLPELLARVLAGRGIVPEAAPRHLAPRLRDLMPDPDTLLDMEAAVRRLVRAVKRGETVAVFGDYDVDGAASAALLAGYLRKLGLRAPIHIPDRITEGYGPNVAAITALAAEGATLLVCVDCGTSGHAPLEEAEKSGLDVIVLDHHAASEVLPPARAVVNPNRLDDLSGLGHLCAAGIVFLTLVALNRALRQDGFFGAHRPEPQLTDALDLVALATVADVVPLTGLNRAFVIQGLTVMRHRGRTGLAALLDAASLGEPPEAWHLGFVLGPRINAGGRIGDAALGARLLTTADPGEAARIAADLDRLNRERQAIEAQAVLEAEAEMDRVLTLDPARTVLVTASAEWHPGIVGLIASRLKERFNRPAFAFAIRPDGTATGSGRSIPGADLGLAVRACVEARLASKGGGHAMAAGVTVRADDIPRFEAHLAMLLGASVAVARAADALLIDGGLSAGGATAETVRLLQQAGPFGQGAPEPLFALGRHRLVDAGVVGSNHVRARLRSRDGQVVGAICFRASERPLGLALLNGIGREMHVAGTLSCDRWRGAERAQLRIVDLAPSDP
- a CDS encoding NAD(P)(+) transhydrogenase (Re/Si-specific) subunit beta, with the protein product MSENVSSLLYIVAGVLFIMALRGLSHPTTSRQGNLYGMVGMGLAILTTLVGHPPAGAGAWILVLLGLGIGGGAGAVIAKRVPMTAMPQLVAAFHSLVGLAAVFVAAGALYAPQAFGIIENGHFHKQSLFEMGLGVAIGAITFTGSVIAFAKLDGRMSGKPIMLPQRHLINALLAAGLVLLLALFIGTESKAIFWLIVIASLVLGGLIIIPIGGADMPVVVSMLNSYSGWAAAGIGFTLGNLALIITGSLVGSSGAILSYIMCHAMNRSFISVILGGFGGDTAAAGTGQVETRPVKQGSADDAAYIMKNAERVIIVPGYGMAVAQAQHSLREMADMLKKEGVDVKYAIHPVAGRMPGHMNVLLAEANVPYDEVFELEDINGEFPQADVAFVIGANDVTNPAAKTDKASPIYGMPILDVEKAKTVLFIKRGMGSGYAGVENEVFFRDNTMMLFGDAKKVVDQILKSF
- a CDS encoding proton-translocating transhydrogenase family protein — protein: MANVIVPPDQAADQARVLADAARAAAAVARNAADQAQVIADGMGHGLSAATGGAVDPTVFRLAIFVLAIFVGYYVVWSVTPALHTPLMSVTNAISSVIIVGAILAVGVPLIEKGTGLARFFGFIGIVLASVNIFGGFLVTQRMLGMYKKKG
- a CDS encoding Re/Si-specific NAD(P)(+) transhydrogenase subunit alpha; amino-acid sequence: MRIAVLSETDSAEPRVAAVPETVKKFKTLGADVVVQSGAGQKAGILDAEYEAAGASIAGSAADAARDADLVLKVRRPSAEELPQLKRGATVIAIMDPYGNEDALKAMAEAGVDGFAMELMPRITRAQVMDVLSSQANLAGYRAVVDGAAEYGRAMPMMMTAAGTVPAARVFVMGVGVAGLQAIATARRLGAVVTATDVRPATKEQVESLGAKFVAVEDDEFKQAETAGGYAKEMSAEYQKKQAELVKGHIAKQDIVITTALIPGRPAPKLVSEEMVASMKPGSVLVDLAVERGGNVAGAKAGEVVTNDRGVKIVGHVNVPGRLAATSSSLYARNLYAFVETLIDKESKALAINWDDELVKATNLTRDGSVVHASFQPKTDGAASEAASVGLAKSEANKASGTATPAGAQ
- a CDS encoding aa3-type cytochrome c oxidase subunit IV, which produces MAESDTVAGHTYSPAMDAKTHEQTYRGFVRFVEIATGVVICWVLALAIGGIREAWLLAIVGVIASGAAGAVGALAPAVGWKAPLVVGILLVLYLFFA
- a CDS encoding ABC1 kinase family protein, with the translated sequence MAETDREANRFSARAGRYASVGANVGGVAARMAMARLFGKEGTTNAAALAQALGGLKGPIMKVAQLLATVPDLLPPEYATELQKLQADAPPMGAAFVRRRMQSELGAGWQARFGSFDLKPAAAASLGQVHRATTKDGERLACKLQYPDMQSAVEADLKQLEVAFALHRRMNSWLDTREIAKEIGARVREELDYEREAKHAALYGAVLKDIAAVRVPRVLPELSTKRLLTLGWLDGDKILGFADEPVEVRNRIAQAMFKAWWHPFSRAAVIHGDPHLGNYTVFSDAGEAAGINLLDYGCVRIFHPRFVGGVVDLYRGLLENDDARIVHAYEVWGFKDLDKEKIEILNIWARFIYGPLLEDRTRTVADGVKPGEYGRRQAFQVHQALKERGPVTVPQEFVFMDRAAVGLGAVFLHLRSELNYHRLFEAEIEHFSLDELTTRQGRALAEADLPKPA